From one Streptomyces sp. 846.5 genomic stretch:
- a CDS encoding RidA family protein, whose translation MTEFPAVPHGGPGGRPPVNRSNGNGPWEEQFGFSRAVAAGDFVFVSGCTAWDDGRVLFEGSPAEQARAAFGVAVASLDRYGLGVADVVRTRMYVTHARDVDDVGRVHKELFGAVRPAATIVVVSALLDSRMSVEVEVEAYRRKA comes from the coding sequence ATGACGGAGTTTCCGGCGGTACCTCACGGGGGTCCCGGGGGTCGACCCCCGGTAAATCGCAGCAACGGCAACGGCCCCTGGGAGGAGCAGTTCGGCTTCTCGCGGGCGGTCGCGGCCGGCGACTTCGTCTTCGTCTCGGGGTGCACGGCCTGGGACGACGGCCGGGTCCTCTTCGAGGGCTCGCCCGCGGAACAGGCCAGGGCCGCCTTCGGGGTGGCCGTGGCCTCGCTGGACCGGTACGGGCTCGGCGTCGCGGACGTCGTGCGGACCAGGATGTACGTCACCCACGCCCGCGACGTCGACGACGTGGGCCGGGTCCACAAGGAACTCTTCGGTGCTGTGCGGCCCGCCGCCACCATCGTTGTCGTCAGCGCCCTGCTCGACTCCCGGATGTCCGTGGAGGTCGAGGTCGAGGCGTACCGAAGGAAGGCTTAG
- the hisH gene encoding imidazole glycerol phosphate synthase subunit HisH, whose amino-acid sequence MAKRVVVLDYGSGNLRSAQRALERVGAEVEVSSDFQSALDADGLLVPGVGAFAACMAGLKAVRGERIIGRRLSGGRPVLGICVGMQILFARGVEHGIETEGCDEWPGTVEPLQAPIVPHMGWNTVKAPEQSALFAGLDSDARYYFVHSYAVRSWELPPIEQLRPPLVTWAEHGEPFVAAVENGPLSATQFHPEKSGDAGATLLKNWISTL is encoded by the coding sequence ATGGCCAAGCGAGTGGTCGTCCTCGACTACGGCTCGGGCAACCTCCGCTCCGCCCAGCGCGCGCTGGAGCGGGTCGGCGCCGAGGTGGAGGTCAGCTCCGACTTCCAGTCGGCGCTGGACGCGGACGGGCTGCTGGTCCCCGGCGTCGGCGCGTTCGCCGCCTGCATGGCGGGTCTGAAGGCGGTCCGCGGTGAACGGATCATCGGGCGGCGGCTGTCCGGCGGTCGTCCGGTGCTGGGCATCTGCGTGGGCATGCAGATCCTCTTCGCCCGCGGCGTCGAGCACGGCATCGAGACCGAGGGCTGCGACGAGTGGCCCGGCACGGTCGAACCGCTGCAGGCGCCGATCGTCCCGCACATGGGCTGGAACACCGTCAAGGCGCCGGAGCAGAGCGCGCTCTTCGCCGGGCTCGACTCCGACGCCCGCTACTACTTCGTGCACTCCTACGCGGTCCGCAGCTGGGAGCTGCCGCCCATCGAGCAGCTGCGCCCGCCGCTGGTCACCTGGGCCGAGCACGGCGAGCCGTTCGTCGCCGCCGTGGAGAACGGCCCGCTGTCCGCGACGCAGTTCCACCCCGAGAAGTCCGGCGACGCCGGAGCCACCCTGCTGAAGAACTGGATCTCCACGCTGTGA
- the hisF gene encoding imidazole glycerol phosphate synthase subunit HisF has product MTLAVRVIPCLDVDAGRVVKGVNFQNLRDAGDPVEMAKLYDAEGADELTFLDITASSGDRETTYDVVRRTAEQVFIPLTVGGGVREVGDVDRLLRAGADKVGVNTAAIARPELIREIAERFGRQVLVLSIDARRVHEGTVTASGFEVTTHGGRQGTGIDAVEWAERAAELGAGEILLNSMDADGTKDGYDLELLRAVRRVVGVPVIASGGAGRLADFAPAVAAGADAVLAASVFHFGDLRIGEVKQSLREAGHPVR; this is encoded by the coding sequence ATGACCCTCGCCGTTCGTGTGATCCCCTGCCTGGACGTCGACGCCGGGCGGGTGGTCAAGGGCGTCAACTTCCAGAACCTGCGCGACGCCGGCGACCCGGTGGAGATGGCCAAGCTCTACGACGCCGAGGGCGCCGACGAGCTCACCTTCCTGGACATCACCGCCTCCTCGGGGGACCGGGAGACCACCTACGACGTGGTGCGCCGCACCGCCGAGCAGGTCTTCATCCCGCTCACCGTCGGCGGTGGGGTCCGCGAGGTCGGGGACGTCGACAGGCTGCTGCGGGCCGGCGCGGACAAGGTGGGCGTCAACACCGCGGCCATCGCCAGGCCCGAGCTGATCCGGGAGATCGCCGAGCGCTTCGGCCGGCAGGTGCTGGTGCTGTCCATCGACGCCCGCAGGGTCCACGAGGGCACGGTCACGGCCTCCGGCTTCGAGGTCACCACCCACGGCGGCCGCCAGGGCACCGGGATCGACGCGGTGGAGTGGGCCGAGCGCGCGGCGGAGCTGGGCGCGGGCGAGATCCTGCTCAACTCCATGGACGCGGACGGCACCAAGGACGGCTACGACCTGGAACTGCTCCGCGCCGTGCGCAGGGTGGTCGGCGTCCCGGTGATCGCCAGCGGCGGCGCGGGACGACTCGCCGACTTCGCCCCCGCGGTGGCGGCGGGGGCCGACGCGGTGCTGGCCGCCAGCGTCTTCCACTTCGGTGACCTGCGCATCGGCGAGGTCAAGCAGTCGCTGCGGGAGGCCGGGCACCCGGTTCGCTGA
- the pstC gene encoding phosphate ABC transporter permease subunit PstC, whose product MSADILPPPSEDRPRRISANAGLGDRLFQLGARSSGALVLLVMLAVGGFLAIQATRALRVAGWSFLTVQRWDPDGHRGRFGIAAVLVGTLLIGALAVLLAVPLALGMALYISEYAPPRAKRTLITLVDLMAAVPSVVYGLWGFFFLEQRMTGLARWISTWFGWIPLFKVDGADPQDPLAPMPAYTSSTFIAGTVVALMITPIMCSVMREVFGQAPAGEREAAYALGSTRWGMIRSVVLPYGRGGIIGGTMLGLGRALGETITVYMIISMVFTIQPHILQSGGSTVASLIALDFGEASPFGLSALMAAGLVLFLMTLAVNFAASAVVARSRSGAST is encoded by the coding sequence ATGAGCGCCGACATCCTGCCGCCGCCGTCCGAGGACCGGCCGCGCCGGATCAGCGCCAACGCGGGGCTCGGTGACCGGCTGTTCCAGCTGGGCGCCCGTTCCAGCGGCGCGCTGGTGCTGCTGGTGATGCTGGCGGTCGGCGGCTTCCTGGCCATCCAGGCCACCCGGGCGCTGCGGGTGGCGGGCTGGTCCTTCCTCACCGTCCAGCGCTGGGACCCGGACGGGCACCGCGGCCGCTTCGGCATCGCCGCCGTGCTGGTCGGCACCCTGCTGATCGGCGCGCTGGCGGTCCTGCTCGCCGTCCCGCTGGCGCTCGGCATGGCGCTCTACATCTCGGAGTACGCGCCGCCTCGGGCCAAGCGGACCCTGATCACCCTGGTCGACCTGATGGCCGCGGTGCCCAGCGTGGTCTACGGGCTGTGGGGGTTCTTCTTCCTGGAACAGCGGATGACCGGACTGGCCCGCTGGATCTCCACCTGGTTCGGCTGGATCCCGCTGTTCAAGGTGGACGGCGCCGACCCGCAGGACCCGCTGGCGCCGATGCCCGCGTACACCTCCTCGACCTTCATCGCCGGGACCGTGGTGGCGCTGATGATCACTCCGATCATGTGCTCGGTGATGCGCGAGGTGTTCGGCCAGGCCCCGGCCGGCGAGCGGGAGGCCGCCTACGCCCTCGGCTCGACCCGCTGGGGGATGATCCGCTCGGTGGTCCTGCCGTACGGGCGGGGCGGAATCATCGGCGGCACCATGCTGGGCCTGGGCCGCGCCCTGGGCGAGACGATCACCGTCTACATGATCATCTCCATGGTCTTCACCATCCAGCCGCACATCCTGCAGAGCGGCGGCAGCACGGTCGCCTCACTGATCGCCCTGGACTTCGGGGAGGCCTCCCCGTTCGGACTGTCCGCGCTGATGGCCGCCGGACTCGTCCTGTTCCTGATGACCCTGGCCGTGAACTTCGCCGCCTCGGCCGTCGTCGCCCGCAGCCGTTCCGGAGCAAGCACATGA
- the priA gene encoding bifunctional 1-(5-phosphoribosyl)-5-((5-phosphoribosylamino)methylideneamino)imidazole-4-carboxamide isomerase/phosphoribosylanthranilate isomerase PriA, producing the protein MTTADRLVLLPAVDVRDGQAVRLVKGASGSETSYGEPLAAALAWQQAGAEWIHLVDLDAAFGTGDNRALLAEVTGRLDVKVELSGGIRDDDSLRAALATGCARVNLGTAALESPEWVAKAIAEYGDRIAVGLDVVGTTLRGRGWTSEGGDLYEALARLDAEGCARYVVTDVDKDGTLTGPNLELLRNVCAATDRAVVASGGVSSLQDLRDIAGLVGSGVEGAIVGKALYAQAFTLEEALAVVS; encoded by the coding sequence GTGACCACTGCTGACCGCCTCGTCCTCCTTCCCGCCGTGGACGTCCGCGACGGTCAGGCCGTGCGCCTGGTCAAGGGCGCCTCCGGCTCCGAGACCTCCTACGGCGAGCCGCTCGCCGCCGCCCTGGCCTGGCAGCAGGCCGGCGCCGAGTGGATCCATCTGGTGGACCTGGACGCCGCCTTCGGCACCGGCGACAACCGCGCCCTGCTGGCCGAGGTCACCGGCCGACTGGACGTCAAGGTGGAGCTGTCCGGCGGCATCCGCGACGACGACTCGCTGCGGGCCGCGCTCGCCACCGGCTGCGCCCGGGTCAACCTGGGCACCGCCGCGCTGGAGTCCCCGGAGTGGGTGGCCAAGGCCATCGCCGAGTACGGCGACCGGATCGCGGTCGGCCTGGACGTGGTCGGCACCACCCTGCGCGGCCGCGGCTGGACCAGCGAGGGCGGCGACCTCTACGAGGCGCTGGCCCGCCTGGACGCCGAGGGCTGCGCCCGCTACGTGGTCACCGACGTCGACAAGGACGGCACCCTCACCGGTCCCAACCTGGAGCTGCTGCGCAACGTCTGCGCCGCCACCGACCGCGCGGTCGTCGCCAGCGGCGGGGTGTCCTCGCTGCAGGACCTGCGCGACATCGCCGGGCTGGTCGGCTCCGGTGTCGAGGGCGCCATCGTGGGCAAGGCGCTCTACGCTCAGGCATTCACGCTTGAAGAGGCACTGGCCGTAGTGTCCTGA
- the pstA gene encoding phosphate ABC transporter permease PstA yields MSNTVPAATAVAATTVVAASPPGSTDEVRRRPGTARASDRYALVGALAGGIGLTVLLFQYLLPLNGPLGFVVCSWVCFLGLYALLVAQDENGLAVRDRLAAAVVHSLAALVVIALTFTVGYTLYQGVDALPHANFYTQDMSSADSLTPLVVGGVKHALVGSLEQIGIALAITVPLGVSCAVFLTEVPGRFARFVRTVVEAMTALPSVVAGLFIYVVVVNVVHWEQCGLAAGCALSVMMLPIIIRAGDVVLRLVPGSLKEASYALGAGRLRTVWRVVLPTARSGLTTAVILGTARGIGETSPVLLTSGYNKAFNADPLHGPQVSLPLLVFTLVRLPSKWQISRGFGAAAVLMLLVLALFLAARVLGGKAPGELSRRQLRRRATASARTATHYARRAAAVAAALALIATGVLFGGAPRAAAAAPYTSIDGAGSTWSSNAMDAWTTNVKQYGMTVNFAATGSSDGRTKFKNGANDFDVSEIPYGITDDGVYEAPPSRHFAYMPIVAGGTSFMYNLKINGQRVTNLRLSGDTIAGIFTGTITRWNDRAIADDNPSLVLPARQIVPVVRSDGSGTTAQLTTWLSKRETARWNAYCVKAGRSSPCGVTSFYPLVNGEGFQALGGSQNVSGFVAQDNNEGSITYVEYSYAVLTGFPVAKMLNTAGYYDAPTAQNVAVALTKAQINSDLTQNLDQVYDNPDPRTYPLSSYSYMILPTAVEDKFTKDKGNTLSAFAYYFLCQGQQDAPRLGYSPLPINLVEAALTQVRKIPGAEANQVNIAGCNNPTFSNDGTNTLAKTAPYPPASDKKPGTGTSVTGVGITSGGTGSSGGAATGGSGSTGGTTTGGAGGTGSSAGGSTGGSTAGSAGSGSASGDPGLVGGGGGSSGGSGSTSGGNPVIADPVTIAASSDGTQQHVLMAVAGLLLGSIVVLPPVLAGRAARRREVKR; encoded by the coding sequence ATGAGCAACACTGTCCCGGCCGCCACCGCGGTCGCCGCCACCACTGTGGTGGCGGCGAGCCCGCCCGGCAGTACCGACGAGGTCCGCAGACGCCCGGGGACCGCCCGCGCGAGCGACCGCTACGCGCTGGTGGGCGCCTTGGCCGGCGGCATCGGCCTGACCGTGCTGCTGTTCCAGTACCTGCTGCCGCTGAACGGCCCGCTGGGCTTCGTGGTCTGCTCCTGGGTGTGCTTCCTGGGCCTGTACGCGCTGCTGGTCGCCCAGGACGAGAACGGCCTGGCAGTGCGGGACCGGCTGGCCGCCGCCGTGGTGCACAGCCTGGCCGCGCTGGTGGTCATCGCGCTGACCTTCACCGTCGGCTACACCCTCTACCAGGGCGTGGACGCGCTGCCGCACGCCAACTTCTACACCCAGGACATGTCCTCGGCGGACTCGCTGACCCCGCTGGTGGTCGGCGGCGTCAAGCACGCGCTGGTGGGCTCGCTGGAGCAGATCGGCATCGCCCTGGCGATCACCGTGCCGCTCGGGGTGAGCTGCGCGGTCTTCCTGACCGAGGTTCCCGGCCGGTTCGCCCGCTTCGTCCGGACCGTGGTCGAGGCGATGACGGCGCTGCCCTCGGTGGTCGCCGGGCTCTTCATCTACGTGGTGGTGGTGAACGTGGTGCACTGGGAGCAGTGCGGGCTCGCCGCCGGCTGCGCGCTGTCGGTGATGATGCTGCCGATCATCATCAGGGCCGGCGACGTGGTGCTGCGGCTGGTTCCCGGCTCGCTGAAGGAGGCCTCCTACGCGCTGGGCGCGGGCCGGCTGCGGACCGTGTGGCGGGTGGTGCTGCCGACCGCCCGCTCGGGGCTGACCACCGCCGTCATCCTGGGCACCGCGCGCGGCATCGGCGAGACCTCGCCGGTCCTGCTGACCTCCGGCTACAACAAGGCCTTCAACGCCGACCCGCTGCACGGGCCGCAGGTGTCGCTGCCGCTGCTGGTGTTCACCCTGGTACGGCTGCCCTCCAAATGGCAGATCAGCCGCGGCTTCGGCGCCGCGGCGGTGCTGATGCTGCTGGTCCTGGCGCTGTTCCTGGCCGCCCGGGTGCTCGGCGGCAAGGCTCCCGGCGAACTGAGCCGCCGTCAGCTCCGGCGCAGGGCCACGGCATCGGCCCGCACGGCGACGCACTACGCCCGCCGGGCCGCGGCGGTGGCCGCCGCGCTGGCGCTGATCGCCACCGGGGTGCTCTTCGGCGGCGCGCCGAGGGCTGCGGCCGCGGCGCCGTACACCTCCATCGACGGCGCCGGCTCCACCTGGAGCAGCAACGCCATGGACGCGTGGACCACCAACGTCAAGCAGTACGGCATGACGGTCAACTTCGCCGCCACCGGGTCCTCCGACGGACGCACCAAGTTCAAGAACGGCGCCAATGACTTCGACGTCTCCGAGATCCCCTACGGGATCACCGACGACGGGGTCTACGAGGCGCCTCCGTCCCGGCACTTCGCCTATATGCCGATCGTGGCCGGCGGCACCTCCTTCATGTACAACCTGAAGATCAACGGCCAGCGGGTGACCAATCTGCGACTGTCCGGGGACACCATCGCGGGGATCTTCACCGGGACCATCACCAGGTGGAACGACCGAGCCATCGCGGATGACAACCCGTCACTGGTCCTGCCTGCCCGTCAGATCGTGCCGGTGGTGCGCTCCGACGGCTCCGGCACCACGGCCCAGCTCACCACCTGGCTGAGCAAGCGGGAGACCGCGCGGTGGAACGCCTACTGCGTCAAGGCCGGGCGCAGCTCGCCCTGCGGGGTCACCTCCTTCTACCCGCTGGTCAACGGTGAGGGCTTCCAGGCGCTGGGCGGCTCGCAGAACGTCTCCGGCTTCGTGGCCCAGGACAACAACGAGGGCTCCATCACCTACGTCGAGTACTCCTACGCGGTGCTCACCGGCTTCCCGGTGGCGAAGATGCTCAACACGGCCGGCTACTACGACGCGCCCACCGCGCAGAACGTGGCCGTGGCGCTGACCAAGGCGCAGATCAACTCGGATCTGACGCAGAACCTGGACCAGGTCTACGACAACCCCGACCCGCGCACCTACCCGCTGTCCAGCTACAGCTACATGATTCTGCCGACCGCGGTCGAGGACAAGTTCACCAAGGACAAGGGCAACACCCTCAGTGCCTTCGCCTACTACTTCCTCTGCCAGGGGCAGCAGGACGCGCCCCGGCTCGGCTACTCGCCGCTGCCGATCAACCTGGTGGAGGCGGCGCTGACCCAGGTCCGGAAGATTCCCGGGGCCGAGGCCAACCAGGTGAACATCGCCGGCTGCAACAACCCGACCTTCTCCAACGACGGCACCAACACCCTGGCCAAGACGGCCCCCTACCCGCCCGCCTCCGACAAGAAGCCCGGCACCGGGACCAGCGTGACCGGCGTCGGCATCACCTCCGGCGGCACGGGCAGCTCCGGCGGCGCGGCCACCGGCGGGTCCGGAAGCACCGGCGGCACCACCACCGGTGGCGCGGGCGGTACCGGCTCGTCCGCGGGCGGCAGCACCGGCGGCTCCACCGCGGGCTCGGCCGGGAGCGGCTCCGCCTCGGGCGATCCAGGACTGGTCGGCGGGGGCGGGGGGAGCAGCGGAGGCAGCGGCTCCACGAGCGGCGGTAACCCCGTGATCGCCGATCCGGTCACCATCGCGGCGAGTTCCGACGGCACCCAGCAGCATGTGCTGATGGCGGTCGCGGGCCTGCTGCTGGGCTCGATCGTGGTCCTGCCACCGGTGCTGGCCGGTCGGGCCGCGCGCCGCCGGGAGGTCAAGCGATGA